GCGAATTACGCGAGGCCAACGATTACATTACCGATATTGCGCAAAAAACCGTGCGCGAACGACTGGCCGAAGTACTTTTACTCTTAAAAGAAAATTTTGAACTTGACAACCAGAATACGCTTCAAATATCGTTAACTCGCGAAGAACTGGCCAATATGGTGGGTACCGCTACCGAGTCGGTAATTCGTTTATTATCGGAATTTAAAAACGACAAATTAATTGAATTACAGGGCCGTAAGATTAAATTTTTAGATATCCCTACGCTTACCCGTGTTGCTAATTTATAATCAAACAGCATAACTATTTAAACCGGCTATTGGCCGGTTTTTTTATTTATACTTTATCTTGTTTTCCACCGTTATAAGAACTAAAAAAAATGCAATTTCGCACACTTGAAAATCTGCTGCCTGAAACCTTAAGCAGCCTTTTTAATGCTGCGTTTGCCGATTATTTTGTAAGTATACAGCTAACACCTGAAGCCTTGCAACAAAAAATGTATTCAGAGGCTATTAGCCTGAAACAATCGGTTGGCGCTTTCGCCAATGATAAACCTGTTGGTTTTATTTTTCATGCTATTCGCGGTAACAAAACAAAAAGAGCCTACAACGCAGGAACCGGTGTTATACCCGAATTCAGAGGAAAACACGCCACTGCCCGCATGTATAAATTTATTCTTCCCCGTTTACAAAAAGCCGGGGTTGAAGAGCTGGAACTGGAGGTGATGAAACAGAACGAAGCTGCTATAAAATCATACACATCGGTGGGTTTTTGCATCGAAAACGAATTGCATTGTTTTAAAGGTTTTCCAACTAATTCGGTTCAGAAAAACAACTTTTTGGTGGAAGAATACCAGGGAGCTTTTCAAACACCTGAAACATTTTGGGACTGGCAACCCACCTGGCAACATACAACGCAAACTATTGAAAAGCTCAGTACCTACAAAACATGGGTAATTCACCATCAAAATAAATTAGTCGGCTATCTTTCCGCCAATCCCGGAAGCGGCCGAATTGCTCAATTTTCGGTTGAGAAGACCCATCGACGAAGTGGCATTGGAACAGCACTTTTTACCCATTTTGCTGGTGTTTGTAAAAACGAACCTGCCGTTATAAACGTTGCCGATTCAAGCGGAGCCACCCAGCAATTTTTGCAAGCACTTGGCCTGCACCATTTTTTAACACAGTATAAAATGAAATTAAAACTTTAAAACATGAAAATATTTGGTATTCAGCTCAATAAACGCACTTTTATCCGATGGAAAATTTACATCGACCGTGCCCGAATGTACATTGGTTACATTAGTTTTGTTATGATTGCCTTTATGTTTTTAAACGATTTTAAAGACGAAACCATTCGTAGTTTTCTGGATGAAAACAAACTGATTACCTACCCGGTAATGATGGTTATGTTTTTATTGTTTTCGCTAATTCTTGGGCGTTTAGATACCAAGCTTGGCTTGCGAAAGGAGGAAATGCGCAACAGTGCCACCGAAAATCCGGTGACCATGGAAATTTTATCGGACCTGAAAGAAATTAAAAACAAGCTTGAATCGTAAAATCCGGAAAAGGGAATTTCAAATAGGGCGTTCAGCTTATCTGCCAATCCAGTCTTCCGGATTAAGCTTGGTACTTTCTTTCCAGATTTGAAATTTGAGTATGGATTTATTGTTGTCTTTGAAATCGGTAAATACGGTGCCAATGACTTGTTTGGTGCTCACTTTATCGCCTTTTTTAACCACTACCTCCCTGAGGTTTGAATAAACACTTAAATAAGCTCCGTGCCTGATAATAACGGCTGTGTTACCACCTGAAATAGCAAAAACCCGACTCACCTCTCCATTAAAAACCGCACGTACTTTTGCTCCGGTTTCGGTGGCAATGTTTACGCCATTATTTTGCACCTGTACATTGCTTAAAACCGGGTGACGGTGTACGCCAAAATGCTCAACAATTACACCACGTTCAACCGGCCAGGGCAGACGTTTTTTATTCTGTTCGAAGTTATTACCAATAAGTTTCTGCTCGGGTGTTAAAGCAAATGCTGCACCGCCTTCCGACTGATTTTTACGCGCTTCTTCCTCAATAATTCGCTGGATTTCGCGCTCTAACTCTTGTTCTATTTTTTGTTGCTGCCGCAATTTTCGCTGTAAGTTATTTCGCTGCAGTTTTAGCTGTTCAAGGGTGCTGTTTTGCTCTTGCTGTTCATTGTTTAATAATACTTTCTCCGATTCCGTTTTGGCTATTAACCGCAGTTTTTCGATTTTTTGTTGCTCCATTTTCTGACGGCTGACATCAAGTTCCTTTTGCACGGCATTAATGGTTGTGGCCTGGCTTTCGCGAAAGGTTTTATACCGCCTGAAATATAAAAAGCGTCGATAAGCCTGATTAACATTTTCGGATGCCAATAAAAAAAGCAACTCATCATAGGCATTCAAATTTTTATAGGCCATTCTAATCATTTCAGCATATTCTTCTTTCAGCTGCTGAACATCGTTTTTAAGCAGTTCTAAAGCCAAAGTATTGTTTGTAATACATTGGTCAAAAATTTCTATTTCGTGGCTAATATTCGAGATTAGCGTGTTTCTGGAGTTTATTTTAGAAGATATCAGTCGCAACTTGCTTAAGGATGATTTTTCGTTTTGCTGGGTTTCATTCAACAAACGTGTGGTATATTCAATTTCTTTTTCGGCTTCGGCTTTTTTCTTTTGCAAATCTTCAACCGATTGCGCCCGCGCCAAAAAACCTGTGCATACCGCAAAAACAACAAGTAGCGTTATTTTTATTGGCAAAATCATGTTTACGAATGTATTGATTTCGCTTTTAGTTTACACGAATCTCTTCGTATTTTTCAGGAATTTTTATATTGAATGAGCTAACTTTTTCCGTAGAAAAGCCACTCATTTTTATTTTCATATTTATTTCCTCTTCAGGCGAATAAAAATTCATTTCAATACTTCCGGGATATTCTTTGTTTTCAACTTTTGTAAAATCGTCAAAATCAAGTTTCATATTCCGGCTATTTGTTTTGTCGTTAATGGTTAGGCGGTTCAATGTAAAATTATCGGGCCTGAAAAACATTTTCTGAACAATAAGCGCCTGGTCATCAAGTCGTTTTAACCTTCGCTCTGCTTTGTTTTCTTTCTCTTCAAGTTTCGTAAGTTTTCGTGATTTTTCCGATTGAAGTACATACAAATTATCTTCTATAAACGAATCGAAAGTGCGGTAATCCCTGTTTTTCGAATCGTTTCGGTACGAAAAAGCATTGTTGGCAATAATGCTTTGTATGGTGGCAAAATCCAAATCGATGTACAGAAAACTGCTGAGGTAGGTATAATCGTCAACAAAAAAATTACGATCGATATAGTTCACATATTTCACGCTATCGGGGGTAAGTAAAACACGGCCTACCGGGATGTTTAATTTGCTGATTGACACCAGAATTTTTTCATCCTTTTTGGCTTTCAGATTAATTTTAAAGGTTGCTTTCGACTGGCTGCTGCTGTAATTGCAGTTAATACGTTTTATGCTCAAAAACTGGTAATCAAAAGCATTTTGTTCCACCTTTTTTAAGAGCTTATTGGTGCTTATCGGGCGCGCCTCTACACGGGGTAATTCTGATGGGGTTTTACACGAAGAAACAACAAATAAAGTTACTGCTGCAAGCAGAGAAACTCTAAAATATTTTCGAACGTTCATCGCTACTCTTCAATATATGTTTGATTCTCTATTTTGCGTTTTAACAATTCTGAATCACCACCATATTCAGCGGCTTTTTTCCAGTATTTTAACGCTTCTTCCTTTTTCCCCGACTTGTACAAAATATCGCCATAATGTTCCAGCAGGGTGTCATTATCTTCGCCGCCGTTTTTAATGGCCGAATCCATATAGAACTTCGCCAGTGTGTATTCGCCTTTCTTAAAAAGTACCCAGGCATGCGTATCCAAATAGGTTGAATTATCCGGGAATCGTTCAACCACTTTTCCACTCATTCGTTCCGCCTTATCCAAATCAATTCCATCAACCGACAAGTAATATGCGTAATTATTTAGCGTAAGGTAATTTTCAGGGTCAATTTCAACGGCTTTATCAAATATTTTGAAGGCTTCCGTTTTGTTGCCATTTTTATAAACAGCTTCTCCTTTTAACATTAAAAAATTGGCTTCAAGCTGTGGGTTCTCCACCACATAATCCAGTCCTTCTTCGCTTAATTCAATGGTTTCTTCAAATTTTTCGAGCTGCACACAGGCAATCGCTTTAAAAAAGTAACCTTGTGGCTGGTTAGGAAACAGCTCAATAATTTGTCCGGTATGTTCGTACAATTTATCCCATTGCTGTAAATCATTATCGATATACATTATTCGTTCCCAAACCATATAATCATTAGGATTTATGGCAATAGCTTTGAGTAATGCTTCACGGCCTTCTTCCAGCTTATTTTCTTTTAACAGCGCTTCGGCCTGAATGGTATGCACCAAAGATTCTTTGGGGTGGTTCTCAAGCAAAATTTCAATAAGCTCGTTTCGTTGCGAATTGTTAAGTTGCGATTGTGCCGGGTTTGCCGTTAACATCATGTATAACTGCAATTTGGTTTGAATATCAACGGCACTGCTGCTAAAACCTGCTTTTGTTTCCTCAAACGACTTTTCAGTTTCGCCGTTTTCAAGGTAATAATTGGCCAACGAAAAATGTACAAACCCGTTTTCCGGGTCCATTTCCTGAATTTTTTGATAATTTTTCAGGGCATTTTCGGCATCTCCCTGGCTTTGGTACAAATCGGCCAGTAAACCGTAATATTTTGCTTCGCCCGGATTATTTTCAATCAGTTTATTAATCTCCTCAAAAGCCTTGTCTATTTTTCCGGTTGAAACATATATTTGCTGCCTTGCCACCGAAATTTGCTCACTTATACCGGTCTTTTTTTCCATACGGTTATAAGCTGTAATCGCTTCATCAAAACGCTGGGCACTGGCCAGTAACGCGGCATTCATGTATAAGTACTCGAGATTCTCGGGTTCTTCTTTTAACAACACCGTATAAATATCAGCTGCTTCAGAAAACTTTCGTGTTTGCTGGTAAATCTGTGCCAGCAGCAACCTGTACCATTTATTTTCGGGGTTTATGCTGATA
Above is a genomic segment from uncultured Draconibacterium sp. containing:
- a CDS encoding GNAT family N-acetyltransferase, with product MQFRTLENLLPETLSSLFNAAFADYFVSIQLTPEALQQKMYSEAISLKQSVGAFANDKPVGFIFHAIRGNKTKRAYNAGTGVIPEFRGKHATARMYKFILPRLQKAGVEELELEVMKQNEAAIKSYTSVGFCIENELHCFKGFPTNSVQKNNFLVEEYQGAFQTPETFWDWQPTWQHTTQTIEKLSTYKTWVIHHQNKLVGYLSANPGSGRIAQFSVEKTHRRSGIGTALFTHFAGVCKNEPAVINVADSSGATQQFLQALGLHHFLTQYKMKLKL
- a CDS encoding tetratricopeptide repeat protein, which encodes MKKIFRTGLSIAVFSVAVISCSGPQKVTEQEVAQAAVNGTTTELVEQKQKEFEYLFVEALKQKMFGNGQKAVQLLSSCLEIDPNSSAAMFELANIHAANNDFTSASLLLEKAISINPENKWYRLLLAQIYQQTRKFSEAADIYTVLLKEEPENLEYLYMNAALLASAQRFDEAITAYNRMEKKTGISEQISVARQQIYVSTGKIDKAFEEINKLIENNPGEAKYYGLLADLYQSQGDAENALKNYQKIQEMDPENGFVHFSLANYYLENGETEKSFEETKAGFSSSAVDIQTKLQLYMMLTANPAQSQLNNSQRNELIEILLENHPKESLVHTIQAEALLKENKLEEGREALLKAIAINPNDYMVWERIMYIDNDLQQWDKLYEHTGQIIELFPNQPQGYFFKAIACVQLEKFEETIELSEEGLDYVVENPQLEANFLMLKGEAVYKNGNKTEAFKIFDKAVEIDPENYLTLNNYAYYLSVDGIDLDKAERMSGKVVERFPDNSTYLDTHAWVLFKKGEYTLAKFYMDSAIKNGGEDNDTLLEHYGDILYKSGKKEEALKYWKKAAEYGGDSELLKRKIENQTYIEE
- a CDS encoding DUF4292 domain-containing protein; its protein translation is MNVRKYFRVSLLAAVTLFVVSSCKTPSELPRVEARPISTNKLLKKVEQNAFDYQFLSIKRINCNYSSSQSKATFKINLKAKKDEKILVSISKLNIPVGRVLLTPDSVKYVNYIDRNFFVDDYTYLSSFLYIDLDFATIQSIIANNAFSYRNDSKNRDYRTFDSFIEDNLYVLQSEKSRKLTKLEEKENKAERRLKRLDDQALIVQKMFFRPDNFTLNRLTINDKTNSRNMKLDFDDFTKVENKEYPGSIEMNFYSPEEEINMKIKMSGFSTEKVSSFNIKIPEKYEEIRVN
- a CDS encoding peptidoglycan DD-metalloendopeptidase family protein, with product MILPIKITLLVVFAVCTGFLARAQSVEDLQKKKAEAEKEIEYTTRLLNETQQNEKSSLSKLRLISSKINSRNTLISNISHEIEIFDQCITNNTLALELLKNDVQQLKEEYAEMIRMAYKNLNAYDELLFLLASENVNQAYRRFLYFRRYKTFRESQATTINAVQKELDVSRQKMEQQKIEKLRLIAKTESEKVLLNNEQQEQNSTLEQLKLQRNNLQRKLRQQQKIEQELEREIQRIIEEEARKNQSEGGAAFALTPEQKLIGNNFEQNKKRLPWPVERGVIVEHFGVHRHPVLSNVQVQNNGVNIATETGAKVRAVFNGEVSRVFAISGGNTAVIIRHGAYLSVYSNLREVVVKKGDKVSTKQVIGTVFTDFKDNNKSILKFQIWKESTKLNPEDWIGR